Proteins encoded in a region of the Enterococcus gilvus ATCC BAA-350 genome:
- a CDS encoding YdcP family protein, with amino-acid sequence MRLAEGIIVDNEKTFGVLKFSALRREVFERDSDGELTEKVKERTYDLKSSGQKQMIQVSVPASKELKEFAYNDEVELIDPVVDTVANPTFRGADVDWYIKCADIITVKKSPQTNQQESNKNQK; translated from the coding sequence ATGAGATTAGCAGAAGGTATCATTGTTGATAATGAAAAAACGTTTGGAGTGCTAAAATTTTCGGCTCTTCGTCGGGAAGTTTTTGAAAGAGATTCAGATGGGGAATTGACTGAAAAAGTGAAGGAACGGACGTATGATTTAAAAAGTTCCGGTCAGAAGCAAATGATCCAAGTAAGTGTGCCAGCAAGCAAAGAATTGAAAGAGTTTGCCTACAATGATGAGGTGGAATTAATTGATCCTGTAGTCGATACAGTCGCTAACCCAACATTTCGTGGAGCCGATGTTGACTGGTATATTAAATGTGCCGATATTATTACCGTAAAGAAATCTCCACAAACAAATCAGCAAGAATCCAATAAAAATCAAAAATAA
- a CDS encoding LPXTG cell wall anchor domain-containing protein: MNHVTRIVSFAGVAAGLLLFSGAVSADTMGSEQHTARDTTETTSTPSTEDLAKNQAAIEEAIKAAQQQFEVRQKQIAQDLADAQQRAGKRHQENHTDFENLQDQLDQHHADVQKHVKEVNDQIQKDHGNIENQWSQAQKRLDQARAEWQQKVADAEKLQQQLDADRAAIEKNSAAVKNGAQDLKGQLTEGANQAQATISDAKNRMKDVKDSVDRIKSIIDSAGNDLSAANTKAIAPSTASTAQAATSTAAKEKQPTQQKEYPRTNDQSNVLLSLVGIGLVSSSTFGWYVIRRRQ, encoded by the coding sequence ATGAATCACGTTACACGGATCGTTTCTTTTGCAGGTGTTGCCGCAGGGTTGCTTCTATTTAGTGGTGCTGTTTCCGCCGATACGATGGGGTCAGAGCAACACACTGCAAGGGACACGACAGAGACAACAAGTACTCCGTCTACTGAAGATCTGGCAAAGAACCAAGCAGCGATCGAAGAAGCGATAAAGGCAGCCCAACAGCAATTTGAGGTGCGGCAAAAGCAGATCGCTCAGGATCTCGCTGATGCTCAGCAACGGGCTGGAAAACGACATCAAGAGAATCACACTGATTTTGAAAACCTCCAAGATCAACTCGATCAACACCATGCCGATGTTCAAAAACATGTGAAGGAAGTAAACGACCAAATACAAAAGGACCATGGAAACATTGAGAATCAATGGTCACAAGCCCAAAAACGCTTAGATCAGGCGAGGGCAGAATGGCAGCAAAAAGTTGCGGATGCTGAGAAATTACAACAACAATTAGATGCGGATCGAGCAGCTATTGAAAAGAATAGTGCAGCGGTAAAAAATGGTGCGCAGGATCTGAAAGGACAGCTGACAGAAGGTGCGAACCAAGCACAAGCAACCATTTCTGATGCAAAAAATCGTATGAAAGATGTGAAAGACTCCGTCGATCGAATAAAATCGATCATTGATTCTGCCGGAAACGATCTTTCTGCTGCTAATACAAAGGCCATCGCTCCTTCTACAGCGTCAACTGCACAAGCAGCCACGAGTACTGCCGCAAAGGAAAAGCAGCCGACACAACAAAAAGAATACCCTAGGACAAATGATCAATCGAATGTTCTTCTTTCTTTAGTGGGAATCGGACTGGTTAGTAGCAGCACTTTCGGATGGTATGTTATCCGTCGCAGACAGTGA
- the ecbA gene encoding MSCRAMM family collagen-binding adhesin EcbA, protein MKINRISNWRVVMVLTLIIQLLAFCVLSLVAHADVNHPEQVSVVYDTGVNYRMRGKKANGENFETISSPLFAVSGNSRTPLFCVEPGVPIYGPNSVGFVKNPLPNMSQKAKLIAALWSEAGNNADTRMAAQTMIWNEVNNYSITESTNLSNNQSIDLTGIKNRINEVIANYQKKPSFDNSSVNIVLGKSATLNDQNSSKLSSFDRLVKNTANVDYKISGNQLIITPKADSKVSGELVFEKSTHAGTPVAYKKAGEQTVMAGAIDQTNKYTVKINIEKNGNLKIVKRDKESGDVVPNTVFNIDFQGKHPNKEIITGQDGSGTLTGVPHGIEAIVTEKSVPAPYIIDKTPMKAVIIAGQTIEVTSKNNRAKGQILLDKVGQETGITPWNEHYSLAGNQFEIRKDSPTGSIVQTILTNDKGHAETTKSLELGTYFVVENKASNGFVNTFKPIKVELTYKNQTIPLIVESVKGSNQEITGETTLTKIDKDTNEDSQGSATFEGAEYTLFYNENISNHKNGDPVRWNDPFKPVLLKGTKSKTPFTKDGITLVIDKNRQAGVKHLAVGKYYWKETKAPVGYSEDQTIYSFEIKKKDDLNAIITENVTAKEQVIRFGFDFFKFANSSNGSASSGFNDLEFKLTPLEGTKPITGAEDTAKTKYHEGLGFDGYGKFSNIPIGDYLLEEVEAPKGFQKIQPIEIHSRFEENKEDYKKSQYVFTLTEVDQKEPIKTVKVPYSKLTNQTFSVSLNRLMLYDLPEEKNELISLATWINEEKVLKDSSKGKILDTVSYKLNETRDDWYLVSQVVDVAVTKAALEKDKDAKPVVLEENATTQENQKKTGYWEIEQEVDPMKLNDKTLVLFNSLYESEKAYKDGDEPIAIDNNLENQAQTLKVKIENFVGIKTKAHLEGKDDSFTHGDVLEMYDDVEIRHSEIDGKKEAFETILVALFPSGEKEEIWKSGLIDYVVDDEIFTKTIISEKVDTGKYPEGTSFTFKEINYDEEKEINATHNEELDEKSQTLYPLEKPEVPEKPVIPETPEEPEKSVESSELKETTTSKVPEVSPSETPSEPAEKSFPQTGEKVNPVLIVIGAILLSAAGVILFIRRSSND, encoded by the coding sequence ATGAAAATCAATAGAATAAGTAACTGGCGAGTAGTCATGGTCTTAACACTGATCATTCAACTACTCGCTTTTTGTGTTTTATCACTGGTCGCTCATGCCGATGTGAATCATCCCGAACAAGTATCTGTAGTATACGATACTGGAGTGAATTATCGAATGCGAGGGAAAAAGGCAAACGGTGAAAATTTTGAAACTATTTCGTCCCCATTGTTCGCTGTATCGGGAAATAGTCGTACACCTCTGTTTTGTGTTGAGCCTGGAGTTCCAATCTATGGACCCAATAGTGTTGGATTCGTAAAAAATCCACTTCCTAATATGTCGCAAAAGGCAAAACTGATTGCTGCTCTTTGGAGTGAAGCTGGGAACAATGCTGATACTCGTATGGCGGCACAAACGATGATTTGGAATGAAGTAAACAACTATTCGATTACTGAGAGTACCAACTTATCTAATAATCAATCAATTGATTTAACTGGAATCAAAAACAGGATCAACGAAGTCATTGCGAACTATCAGAAAAAACCAAGTTTCGACAATTCCAGTGTGAATATTGTTCTTGGAAAATCCGCGACATTAAATGATCAAAATAGTAGTAAGCTATCCAGCTTTGATCGGTTAGTAAAAAACACTGCTAATGTGGATTATAAGATCAGTGGCAACCAACTGATTATTACACCAAAGGCAGACTCAAAAGTAAGTGGAGAGTTAGTTTTTGAAAAATCCACTCACGCTGGAACTCCTGTCGCTTACAAAAAAGCAGGAGAACAAACGGTGATGGCCGGTGCGATTGACCAAACAAATAAATACACAGTAAAAATCAACATTGAAAAGAATGGAAACTTGAAGATCGTGAAACGAGACAAGGAATCTGGCGATGTAGTTCCCAACACGGTCTTCAATATAGATTTCCAAGGGAAACACCCAAATAAAGAAATAATCACAGGACAGGACGGTTCAGGCACCTTAACTGGTGTCCCTCATGGCATTGAAGCAATCGTAACGGAAAAATCTGTCCCTGCACCTTACATCATTGATAAAACACCAATGAAGGCTGTGATTATAGCTGGACAGACTATCGAGGTTACTTCTAAAAATAATCGTGCGAAGGGACAGATCCTTCTTGATAAAGTAGGACAAGAAACAGGCATCACTCCTTGGAATGAGCACTATTCTTTAGCGGGTAATCAATTCGAAATTCGTAAAGATTCTCCGACAGGTTCAATCGTTCAGACGATTTTGACTAACGATAAAGGACATGCAGAAACAACAAAATCATTAGAGCTGGGAACTTATTTTGTCGTAGAGAACAAAGCAAGTAATGGATTCGTGAATACGTTTAAGCCTATCAAGGTTGAATTAACCTACAAAAATCAAACAATCCCATTAATAGTTGAATCTGTCAAAGGATCGAATCAAGAGATCACTGGCGAGACCACGTTGACTAAAATCGACAAAGATACTAATGAGGATTCCCAGGGCTCAGCTACTTTTGAAGGTGCCGAATACACACTTTTCTATAACGAGAACATCAGTAATCATAAAAATGGTGATCCTGTTAGGTGGAATGATCCCTTTAAACCAGTATTGCTGAAAGGGACGAAATCAAAGACACCTTTCACAAAAGATGGAATCACTTTGGTAATTGATAAAAATCGTCAAGCGGGAGTCAAACATCTAGCAGTAGGAAAATACTACTGGAAGGAAACAAAGGCGCCTGTTGGTTATTCAGAAGATCAAACTATATACAGTTTTGAAATTAAGAAAAAGGATGACCTGAATGCGATCATCACTGAAAATGTGACCGCGAAGGAACAAGTCATCCGTTTTGGTTTTGATTTCTTCAAGTTTGCCAATTCTAGTAATGGTTCAGCAAGCAGCGGCTTCAACGATCTTGAATTTAAACTAACTCCATTAGAAGGAACGAAGCCAATTACCGGTGCCGAAGATACTGCCAAAACAAAATATCATGAGGGATTAGGCTTTGATGGCTATGGTAAGTTTTCAAATATTCCAATTGGTGATTATTTACTTGAAGAAGTGGAAGCACCTAAAGGTTTTCAAAAGATCCAACCAATTGAAATCCACAGTCGTTTTGAAGAGAACAAAGAGGACTACAAGAAAAGTCAATATGTCTTCACACTAACGGAAGTTGATCAAAAAGAACCTATCAAAACGGTCAAAGTTCCTTATAGTAAGCTCACCAATCAAACTTTTTCAGTCAGTCTGAATCGCTTGATGCTATATGACTTGCCCGAAGAAAAAAATGAACTGATCTCATTGGCTACTTGGATCAATGAAGAAAAAGTATTGAAGGATTCTTCTAAAGGGAAAATCCTTGATACAGTTAGCTACAAATTGAACGAAACGAGGGATGATTGGTATCTTGTTTCCCAAGTGGTTGATGTAGCAGTTACTAAGGCGGCTTTGGAAAAAGATAAAGATGCGAAACCAGTCGTTTTAGAAGAAAATGCAACCACACAAGAGAATCAGAAAAAGACTGGATACTGGGAAATCGAACAAGAAGTTGATCCGATGAAGCTAAACGATAAAACATTGGTTCTGTTCAATTCACTTTATGAAAGTGAAAAAGCGTATAAAGATGGTGATGAACCGATTGCTATTGATAACAACCTTGAAAATCAAGCACAAACTCTTAAAGTGAAAATCGAAAATTTTGTAGGCATCAAAACTAAAGCTCATTTAGAAGGTAAGGATGACTCATTTACCCATGGTGATGTTTTGGAAATGTACGATGATGTTGAAATCAGACATAGTGAGATCGATGGGAAGAAAGAAGCATTCGAAACAATTCTAGTCGCGCTTTTCCCTAGCGGTGAAAAAGAAGAGATTTGGAAATCAGGTCTGATTGATTATGTAGTTGATGACGAAATCTTCACTAAGACAATCATTTCAGAAAAAGTTGATACCGGAAAATATCCAGAAGGAACATCCTTTACTTTCAAAGAGATCAATTACGATGAGGAAAAAGAGATTAATGCAACCCATAATGAGGAGTTGGATGAGAAGAGCCAAACCTTGTATCCCTTAGAAAAGCCAGAAGTTCCTGAAAAACCAGTCATACCTGAAACGCCAGAGGAACCTGAAAAATCGGTAGAATCTTCAGAACTGAAAGAAACAACAACGAGTAAAGTACCAGAAGTTTCTCCTTCTGAAACTCCTTCAGAACCAGCTGAGAAGAGTTTTCCTCAAACTGGTGAAAAGGTGAATCCTGTTTTAATCGTTATCGGAGCAATTCTGCTTTCTGCCGCAGGCGTAATCCTATTTATTCGCAGAAGTTCAAATGACTAA
- a CDS encoding LCP family protein, with product MKVFKRVLLGVLGVLLIFECYLIFSFVQGYESTKHHQAKDNIHFNGEEAPDQNDLNILIIGTDSRGEDRGRSDSLMIAHYDQKKQQPKLVSIMRDSYVDIPGHGKDKINAAYSYGGIELVRKTLKENFDMPIEYYVTIDFDHFKEAIDSLFPKGVTIDAEKDLDLDQVFIKAGKQKMDGNTLLQYSRFREDEESDFGRIRRQQQVISAISQQVTDVTSLSKLPKTTGKLLGYVDTNLPESTILSVGKDFALGNTEKVETLAVPIDKSWEFNNDTPSGSVLELDTEANAKAIKKFLTE from the coding sequence ATGAAAGTATTCAAACGTGTCTTATTAGGTGTTTTAGGTGTTTTATTGATTTTTGAGTGTTACCTCATTTTTTCCTTTGTTCAGGGATATGAATCAACAAAGCATCATCAAGCAAAGGATAACATTCATTTTAATGGGGAAGAGGCACCGGACCAGAATGATTTGAATATCTTGATCATAGGAACTGACTCGCGTGGGGAAGATCGCGGACGGTCGGATTCCTTAATGATCGCCCATTATGATCAGAAGAAGCAACAACCAAAGCTCGTATCCATCATGCGAGACAGCTATGTCGATATCCCTGGTCATGGGAAAGATAAGATAAATGCGGCTTATTCCTACGGCGGCATTGAGCTAGTTCGAAAAACGCTGAAAGAAAATTTCGATATGCCGATCGAGTACTACGTCACGATTGATTTCGATCATTTTAAAGAAGCGATTGATAGTCTTTTTCCAAAGGGTGTAACGATTGACGCGGAGAAAGATTTGGATTTAGACCAAGTATTCATTAAAGCAGGCAAGCAAAAAATGGATGGCAATACACTGTTGCAATACTCCCGTTTTCGCGAGGATGAGGAAAGTGATTTTGGTCGAATCCGCAGACAGCAGCAAGTGATTTCCGCAATTTCTCAACAGGTGACTGATGTTACTTCGTTAAGTAAGCTGCCGAAAACCACAGGGAAGCTGCTAGGTTATGTCGATACGAATCTACCTGAAAGTACCATTCTTAGTGTGGGAAAAGATTTTGCATTAGGAAATACGGAAAAGGTTGAAACACTGGCTGTCCCGATTGACAAATCATGGGAATTCAATAATGATACTCCAAGTGGCAGTGTTTTAGAGCTGGATACGGAAGCAAATGCAAAAGCTATCAAAAAGTTTTTGACTGAATAA
- a CDS encoding YdcP family protein, with translation MDLKQIVPNMEKTFGSLEFAGEASVETRREDGKMKVLSRTYHLYSSVQKADQVMVTIPAIAGEIELDYETKVKLVEPKLSAEGYAIGESGFTNYVLTADSIVKA, from the coding sequence ATGGATTTAAAACAGATTGTACCAAACATGGAAAAAACATTCGGTTCGTTGGAATTTGCTGGGGAGGCATCCGTAGAAACCAGACGTGAAGATGGCAAAATGAAAGTATTGTCTCGAACCTATCACCTTTATTCATCCGTCCAAAAAGCGGATCAAGTGATGGTTACGATTCCTGCGATTGCCGGAGAAATCGAGCTGGATTATGAAACAAAAGTTAAGTTGGTCGAACCAAAGCTTTCAGCCGAAGGATATGCCATTGGCGAGAGCGGATTTACAAATTATGTATTAACAGCGGATAGTATTGTAAAAGCCTAG